In Mercurialis annua linkage group LG6, ddMerAnnu1.2, whole genome shotgun sequence, the following are encoded in one genomic region:
- the LOC126688222 gene encoding PI-PLC X domain-containing protein At5g67130 isoform X2, giving the protein MLQEACSSDSDCEGGLYCLSCSLEFEGSRCVRSAITDQFKLLNNSLPYNKYAFLTTHNSFAIKGEPPHTPVPRLTFTNQEDTVTQQLTNGVRALMLDTYDFKGDVWLCHSYEGKCHDFTAYEPAIDTFKEIEVFLSANPSEIVTLILEDYVEAPNGLTTVFTNSGLMKYWFPLSKMPQNGQDWPLVKDMVAANQRLVVFTSKRAKQQSEGIAYQWNYMVENQYGNKGLKDDCSNRGESAALSDKSKSLVLVNHFGSVSVKEIACHDNSDRLIDMLRTCYGASGNRWANFVAVDYYKRSSGGGAFQAVDTLNGELSCGCNDLHACVPGSTLRCSP; this is encoded by the exons atg CTACAAGAAGCATGCTCATCTGATTCAGACTGTGAGGGTGGATTGTATTGTTTATCTTGTTCCTTAGAATTTGAAGGTTCAAGATGTGTAAGATCGGCCATAACTGACCAATTCAAGCTTCTG AACAACTCATTACCTTACAACAAATATGCATTCTTGACGACGCACAACTCATTTGCCATCAAAGGAGAGCCACCTCATACTCCCGTTCCAAGATTGACATTTACAAATCAAGAAGACACTGTCACTCAGCAGCTAACT AATGGAGTAAGAGCCTTAATGCTAGACACATACGATTTCAAAGGAGATGTATGGCTGTGCCATTCTTATGAGGGGAAATGCCATGATTTTACAGCTTAT GAACCGGCTATAGACACATTTAAAGAAATAGAAGTTTTCCTATCAGCAAATCCATCAGAAATTGTAACATTAATCCTCGAAGATTATGTGGAAGCCCCAAACGGATTAACAACAGtttttactaattctggtttAATGAAGTATTGGTTTCCGCTCTCAAAAATGCCTCAAAATGGGCAAGATTGGCCACTCGTAAAAGACATGGTTGCCGCTAATCAAAGGCTCGTCGTCTTTACTTCCAAAAGGGCCAAGCAACAATCCGAAGGAATAGCTTATCAGTGGAACTACATGGTAGAAAATCAAT ATGGTAATAAGGGATTGAAAGATGATTGTAGTAACAGAGGCGAATCAGCAGCGCTTAGTGATAAATCTAAATCTTTAGTTCTGGTTAATCATTTTGGATCCGTATCGGTTAAGGAAATCGCTTGCCATGATAATTCCGACaggcttattgatatgcttcgTACATGTTATGGGGCATCTGGTAACAGATGGGCTAATTTCGTTGCCGTTGATTATTACAAG AGGAGCAGCGGAGGAGGAGCATTTCAAGCAGTAGACACACTGAATGGAGAGCTATCGTGTGGGTGCAATGATTTGCATGCATGTGTG CCTGGATCAACATTAAGGTGTAGTCCATGA
- the LOC126688222 gene encoding PI-PLC X domain-containing protein At5g67130 isoform X1: MDHFSNVLLQIIASIFLCFIATSFACSNGQCKLQEACSSDSDCEGGLYCLSCSLEFEGSRCVRSAITDQFKLLNNSLPYNKYAFLTTHNSFAIKGEPPHTPVPRLTFTNQEDTVTQQLTNGVRALMLDTYDFKGDVWLCHSYEGKCHDFTAYEPAIDTFKEIEVFLSANPSEIVTLILEDYVEAPNGLTTVFTNSGLMKYWFPLSKMPQNGQDWPLVKDMVAANQRLVVFTSKRAKQQSEGIAYQWNYMVENQYGNKGLKDDCSNRGESAALSDKSKSLVLVNHFGSVSVKEIACHDNSDRLIDMLRTCYGASGNRWANFVAVDYYKRSSGGGAFQAVDTLNGELSCGCNDLHACVPGSTLRCSP; encoded by the exons atggATCATTTTTCTAATGTTTTATTACAAATCATAGCCTCAATTTTTCTCTGTTTCATTGCCACCTCTTTTGCTTGCTCTAATGGCCAATGcaag CTACAAGAAGCATGCTCATCTGATTCAGACTGTGAGGGTGGATTGTATTGTTTATCTTGTTCCTTAGAATTTGAAGGTTCAAGATGTGTAAGATCGGCCATAACTGACCAATTCAAGCTTCTG AACAACTCATTACCTTACAACAAATATGCATTCTTGACGACGCACAACTCATTTGCCATCAAAGGAGAGCCACCTCATACTCCCGTTCCAAGATTGACATTTACAAATCAAGAAGACACTGTCACTCAGCAGCTAACT AATGGAGTAAGAGCCTTAATGCTAGACACATACGATTTCAAAGGAGATGTATGGCTGTGCCATTCTTATGAGGGGAAATGCCATGATTTTACAGCTTAT GAACCGGCTATAGACACATTTAAAGAAATAGAAGTTTTCCTATCAGCAAATCCATCAGAAATTGTAACATTAATCCTCGAAGATTATGTGGAAGCCCCAAACGGATTAACAACAGtttttactaattctggtttAATGAAGTATTGGTTTCCGCTCTCAAAAATGCCTCAAAATGGGCAAGATTGGCCACTCGTAAAAGACATGGTTGCCGCTAATCAAAGGCTCGTCGTCTTTACTTCCAAAAGGGCCAAGCAACAATCCGAAGGAATAGCTTATCAGTGGAACTACATGGTAGAAAATCAAT ATGGTAATAAGGGATTGAAAGATGATTGTAGTAACAGAGGCGAATCAGCAGCGCTTAGTGATAAATCTAAATCTTTAGTTCTGGTTAATCATTTTGGATCCGTATCGGTTAAGGAAATCGCTTGCCATGATAATTCCGACaggcttattgatatgcttcgTACATGTTATGGGGCATCTGGTAACAGATGGGCTAATTTCGTTGCCGTTGATTATTACAAG AGGAGCAGCGGAGGAGGAGCATTTCAAGCAGTAGACACACTGAATGGAGAGCTATCGTGTGGGTGCAATGATTTGCATGCATGTGTG CCTGGATCAACATTAAGGTGTAGTCCATGA